One Zeugodacus cucurbitae isolate PBARC_wt_2022May chromosome 3, idZeuCucr1.2, whole genome shotgun sequence genomic region harbors:
- the LOC105220241 gene encoding very-long-chain (3R)-3-hydroxyacyl-CoA dehydratase isoform X2 has protein sequence MINTSNSLYPLVFWAQTKEQVTLKVDLKDSKNHLVKFTEKNLVFSSKGYGACGFNEYKFELHFYAPIDSEQCSYRITDNKVEFFIKKLESKWWSRLIATPQKPHWLKIDFDRWSTEDEIIDDEKPRDIMEDYSKEFDRVQKEEFGYLKESAKRVYMIFYNLAQLIGYLYILIVMCVLYYRDGILSMPKTYESVGNAMKFCQLLQYLEVLHPIFGYTKGGALMPFFQVTGRNFILFVMVELEERMQTKPVIFYVFAIWSCIEIIRYPYYLTQIFKCEIGLLTWLRYTIWIPLYPMGILCEGIIILRNLPYFEETKRFICCF, from the exons atgattAACAC GTCCAATTCTCTATATCCATTAGTGTTTTGGGCACAGACAAAGGAACAAGTGACATTGAAAGTAGACTTAAAAGATTCAAAG AACCATTTAGTGAAGTTTACGGAAAAAAATCTTGTATTTTCTTCTAAAGGATATGGTGCTTGCGGATTTAATGAATACAAATTCGAATTGCATTTCTATGCTCCTATTGATAGCGAG caATGTAGCTATCGTATCACAGATAACAAAGTGGAGttcttcattaaaaaattgGAATCTAAATGGTGGTCTCGTTTAATTGCAACTCCACAGAAACCACATTGgttgaaaattgattttgatCGTTGGAGTACCGAAGACGAAATCATCGATGATGAAAAGCCTCGCGATATCATGGAGGACTATTCTAAAGAGTTTGACAGGGTACAGAAAGAAGAATTTGGTTACTTAAAAG aAAGCGCCAAAAGAGTGTAtatgatattttataatttggcCCAATTAATTGGATATCTTTACATTTTAATAGTGATGTGTGTGTTGTACTACCGTGATGGTATATTGTCTATGCCTAAAACATATGAATCTGTTGGCAACGCAATGAAATTTTGTCAGCTATTGCAATACCTTGAAGTTCTACATCCCATTTTTGGATACACAAAAGGTGGTGCTTTGATGCCATTTTTTCAGGTTACGGGACGCAATTTTATACTCTTCGTAATGGTGGAGTTAGAGGAGCGTATGCAAACGAAACCAGTAATTTTTTATGTGTTCGCGATATGGTCATGTATCGAAATAATTCG ATATCCGTACTATTTAACGCAAATCTTTAAATGCGAAATTGGGCTTCTCACATGGCTACGTTATACCATTTGGATACCACTGTATCCTATGGGAATATTATGCGAGGGCATAATAATTCTCCGGAATCTACCCTATTTTGAAGAAACGAAAAG ATTTATCTGCTGCTTCTAA
- the LOC105220241 gene encoding very-long-chain (3R)-3-hydroxyacyl-CoA dehydratase isoform X1, whose product MINTSNSLYPLVFWAQTKEQVTLKVDLKDSKNHLVKFTEKNLVFSSKGYGACGFNEYKFELHFYAPIDSEQCSYRITDNKVEFFIKKLESKWWSRLIATPQKPHWLKIDFDRWSTEDEIIDDEKPRDIMEDYSKEFDRVQKEEFGYLKESAKRVYMIFYNLAQLIGYLYILIVMCVLYYRDGILSMPKTYESVGNAMKFCQLLQYLEVLHPIFGYTKGGALMPFFQVTGRNFILFVMVELEERMQTKPVIFYVFAIWSCIEIIRYPYYLTQIFKCEIGLLTWLRYTIWIPLYPMGILCEGIIILRNLPYFEETKRLSVDLPNKLNFYFNMPAFMKIYLLLLILPGTYLVMSHMTKTRAKKLTGKRIS is encoded by the exons atgattAACAC GTCCAATTCTCTATATCCATTAGTGTTTTGGGCACAGACAAAGGAACAAGTGACATTGAAAGTAGACTTAAAAGATTCAAAG AACCATTTAGTGAAGTTTACGGAAAAAAATCTTGTATTTTCTTCTAAAGGATATGGTGCTTGCGGATTTAATGAATACAAATTCGAATTGCATTTCTATGCTCCTATTGATAGCGAG caATGTAGCTATCGTATCACAGATAACAAAGTGGAGttcttcattaaaaaattgGAATCTAAATGGTGGTCTCGTTTAATTGCAACTCCACAGAAACCACATTGgttgaaaattgattttgatCGTTGGAGTACCGAAGACGAAATCATCGATGATGAAAAGCCTCGCGATATCATGGAGGACTATTCTAAAGAGTTTGACAGGGTACAGAAAGAAGAATTTGGTTACTTAAAAG aAAGCGCCAAAAGAGTGTAtatgatattttataatttggcCCAATTAATTGGATATCTTTACATTTTAATAGTGATGTGTGTGTTGTACTACCGTGATGGTATATTGTCTATGCCTAAAACATATGAATCTGTTGGCAACGCAATGAAATTTTGTCAGCTATTGCAATACCTTGAAGTTCTACATCCCATTTTTGGATACACAAAAGGTGGTGCTTTGATGCCATTTTTTCAGGTTACGGGACGCAATTTTATACTCTTCGTAATGGTGGAGTTAGAGGAGCGTATGCAAACGAAACCAGTAATTTTTTATGTGTTCGCGATATGGTCATGTATCGAAATAATTCG ATATCCGTACTATTTAACGCAAATCTTTAAATGCGAAATTGGGCTTCTCACATGGCTACGTTATACCATTTGGATACCACTGTATCCTATGGGAATATTATGCGAGGGCATAATAATTCTCCGGAATCTACCCTATTTTGAAGAAACGAAAAGGTTGTCGGTTGATTTGCCAAACAAATTGAATTTCTATTTTAACATGCCTGCATTTATGAAGATTTATCTGCTGCTTCTAATTTTGCCGGGAACTTATTTAGTTATGTCTCATATGACAAAGACGCGTGCCAAGAAGCTAACGGGAAAACGAATTTCTtag